Proteins from a genomic interval of Zingiber officinale cultivar Zhangliang chromosome 1B, Zo_v1.1, whole genome shotgun sequence:
- the LOC121991367 gene encoding uncharacterized protein LOC121991367, which yields MSTKALRDLNIIPASGLDKTIDSKGTLTKLYPENGSEFQKKTPPLCSVPAIKIDMGTTVAEIGNAEVEYIESENLSDVPDLDACFNTLFSRLDSKDWVSVCEALNNVRQLSIYHEEKLLEILGSVIPLIVKSLKSPRSAVCKTAIMASADIFKAYNDKVIDSIDSLLVQLLLKSSQDKRFVCEAALAALIAMTTSVSPTLLLPKLLPYLTDKNPRIRAKASICFSKSVPRLGTEGIKAYGIDKLLQIAASQLSDQLPESREAARTLAIELQTVYVNSQASFPRNEDSLDPMDTESWEAFCHAKLTPLRAQAILRVTSTTSKEALVLG from the exons ATGTCTACCAAAGCCCTCAGGGATCTTAATATAATCCCCGCATCCGGATTGGACAAGACTATTGATAGCAAAGGAACTTTAACAAAGTTGTACCCTGAGAATGGATCTGAATTTCAGAAGAAAACTCCTCCCCTCTGTTCTGTTCCAGCAATTAAAATCGATATGGGGACAACTGTAGCAGAGATAGGAAATGCAGAAGTTGAGTACATAGAATCTGAGAATTTGAGTGATGTACCAGACTTGGATGCATGTTTTAAT ACACTGTTTAGCAGGTTAGACTCAAAGGACTGGGTTTCTGTATGTGAAGCCCTTAATAACGTGCGCCAGTTGTCGATATACCATGAAGAAAAGCTTCTCGAGATCTT AGGATCTGTGATTCCGTTGATTGTGAAGTCACTGAAAAGCCCTAGAAGTGCTGTTTGCAAAACTGCAATTATGGCATCTGCTGACATATTTAAGGCTTACAATGATAAAGTCATTGACTCAATTGATTCTCTG CTTGTCCAATTGCTTCTGAAGTCCTCACAAGACAAACGGTTTGTATGTGAAGCTGCTTTGGCCGCTCTCATAGCTATGACCACTTCTGTTTCTCCCACACTTCTGTTGCCAAAGTTGCTACCTTATCTCACTGATAAAAATCCACGGATACGAGCAAAAGCATCTATATGTTTCAGCAAGAGTGTGCCCCGACTG GGAACCGAAGGAATCAAAGCTTATGGAATCGACAAGCTCCTTCAAATTGCAGCATCCCAGCTGAGCGACCAGCTTCCTGAATCGCGAGAGGCTGCGCGAACACTTGCTATAGAACTACAAACAGTTTATGTAAACTCCCAAGCATCCTTCCCCCGAAACGAAGACTCTCTCGACCCAATGGACACTGAGTCCTGGGAGGCCTTTTGCCATGCGAAGCTCACCCCTCTACGCGCTCAGGCGATTCTCCGTGTTACATCGACGACTTCAAAAGAGGCTCTCGTGTTGGGTTAG
- the LOC121991388 gene encoding non-specific lipid transfer protein GPI-anchored 1-like, producing the protein MAGADTAFLLAFLASSAAFAASQDSSMQQKCGQEFTKVTSCLNYATAKADAPTAACCSAVTDIRNTDAACLCFIIQQTHSGSPAVKSLGLQFDRLLQLPDACHLVNSSVSNCPKLLKLSPNSPDYAIFTNSTKVASTSISNETATVSNSNTPNGVRRQVDCVSVAVIGLVSTIVFSIFSVGA; encoded by the exons ATGGCTGGCGCCGACACTGCTTTCCTACTCGCTTTCCTCGCCTCGTCGGCAGCGTTCGCAGCCTCCCAGGACTCGTCCATGCAGCAGAAGTGCGGGCAGGAGTTCACCAAGGTGACCTCCTGCCTGAACTACGCCACCGCCAAGGCCGACGCCCCCACGGCCGCTTGCTGCAGCGCCGTGACGGACATCAGGAACACCGACGCGGCCTGCCTCTGCTTCATCATCCAGCAGACGCACTCCGGATCGCCCGCCGTCAAAAGCCTCGGCCTGCAGTTCGATAGACTCCTCCAGCTTCCGGACGCCTGCCATCTTGTCAACTCCAGCGTCAGTAACTGCCCAA AGCTTCTGAAACTCTCTCCCAACTCGCCTGACTATGCCATTTTCACCAACTCCACAAAAG TTGCTTCCACTTCCATATCCAACGAAACTGCAACTGTGAGCAATAGCAACACTCCGAATGGGGTCAGGCGTCAGGTCGACTGTGTTAGTGTTGCTGTGATCGGACTGGTTTCCACTATCGTCTTCTCCATTTTCTCAGTAGGAGCTTGA
- the LOC121991377 gene encoding CBS domain-containing protein CBSCBSPB5-like has protein sequence MDGQSVGGGSIRRSVSGTGSLGRKKTTENGSDSGRRSSVSRPPTMSGERTVKRLRLSKALTIPESTTVYEACRRMAVRRVDAVLLTDSNALLCGILTDKDITTRVIAKELKLDETPVSKVMTRNPMFVLSDTLAVEALQKMVQGKFRHLPVVEKGEVIALLDIAKCLYDAIARMERAAEKGKAIAAAVEGVEKHWGTSVSGPNTFIETLRERMFKPSLSTIIQENSKVVTISPTDSVLTATQKMLEFKISSAVVTIENKPQGILTSRDILMRLVAQNLSPESTPVEKVMTPNPECAKVDTAILDALHIMHDGKFLHLPVVDKDGNIVAVLDVIHIAHAAIATAGNTGAANENASAMMQKFWDSALSLGPLDEDDSRSEGSLKFASETEDTVRSSAFYPPSSLSTTFGFKLQDKQGRMHRFNCETQSLTDLLACILQRVGGDIDKNHLPQILYEDEDHDQVILASDSDLAAAVDHARQAGWKSLRLHLDYAGIGQRKKGRGGSGTGNLEYAQKDAWASAYSTVAAGAALIAGIGVMAYLKRSAS, from the exons AACTATGAGTGGAGAAAGAACAGTTAAGAGATTACGTTTGTCCAAGGCTTTGACTATCCCTGAAAGTACAACTGTCTATGAAGCTTGTCGTAGGATGGCTGTACGAAGGGTTGATGCTGTCTTGTTGACAGATTCAAATGCACTATTGTGTGGAATTCTTACAGACAAG GATATTACCACAAGAGTCATTGCCAAGGAGCTAAAACTTGATGAAACTCCCGTGTCAAAAGTTATGACTAGAAATCCAATGTTTGTTCTTTCTGACACACTCGCTGTGGAAGCATTACAGAAGATGGTACAAG GAAAGTTCAGGCATTTGCCAGTTGTAGAAAAAGGTGAAGTCATTGCTTTGCTTGACATTGCAAAATGCCTATATGATGCGATAGCACGAATGGAAAGGGCAGCTGAAAAGGGAAAGGCCATTGCAGCTGCAGTTGAAGGGGTAGAAAAGCATTGGGGGACTTCTGTTTCTG GTCCCAATACATTTATTGAAACTCTTCGAGAGCGGATGTTTAAGCCATCTTTGTCAACCATCATTCAAGAGAATTCAAA GGTTGTTACCATCTCACCTACTGATTCAGTGTTAACTGCAACCCAGAAGATGCTTGAGTTCAAGATAAGTTCAGCAGTTGTGACAATTGAAAATAAACCCCAGGGAATTCTGAC TTCAAGAGACATTTTAATGCGCTTAGTTGCCCAAAATCTTTCACCAGAATCCACCCCTGTGGAAAAG GTCATGACACCAAATCCTGAATGTGCAAAGGTTGACACAGCAATTCTTGATGCTCTTCATATCATGCATGACGGGAAATTTTTACATTTACCTGTTGTCGATAAAG ACGGGAATATTGTTGCAGTTCTTGATGTTATTCATATTGCCCATGCTGCAATAGCCACT GCTGGAAACACAGGTGCAGCAAATGAAAACGCGAGTGCCATGATGCAGAAATTCTGGGATTCTGCTTTGTCTCTCGGACCTTTGGATGAAGATGATTCTCGAAG TGAAGGATCTCTAAAATTTGCATCAGAAACCGAAGATACAGTTAGATCATCTGCTTTCTACCCACCTTCAAGCTTGTCAACGACCTTTGGCTTTAAGCTACAAGATAAACAGGGAAGAATGCATAGATTTAACTGTG AAACACAAAGCTTGACAGACCTTCTAGCTTGCATACTCCAGAGGGTTGGTGGCGATATTGATAAAAACCATCTACCACAAATACTG TATGAAGATGAGGACCACGACCAAGTTATTCTTGCATCGGATAGTGACCTTGCGGCAGCAGTGGACCATGCGAGACAAGCTGGTTGGAAG AGTTTGAGGCTGCATTTGGATTACGCTGGCATCGGCCAGAGGAAGAAAGGTCGTGGTGGATCAGGCACTGGGAATCTGGAGTACGCACAGAAGGATGCATGGGCAAGCGCATACAGCACAGTGGCTGCAGGAGCAGCACTAATTGCAGGCATCGGAGTCATGGCCTACTTGAAGAGGTCAGCATCGTAG